AGACAGGGTGAGCTGTGGTGTTGCTGGGAGCTGGGTTCTCTGTTAGTGACTGCCCTTCACGTGCTATTTCAGTGTCTTTTGCCTGTTTGTGAATTATTATCTTGTGAAATGGGGAAAAGACTACAAGGCTGTGGTGTTTATAATAGAAAACAGTAGCAGGAAGATGTGAGCAACACAGAGCTTCTAGAAAGCTGAGTTAGGTGGGGTTTAGCCCAGAAAGGAGCAGTGTTcatgctgtgggagctgggatttGTGATGGGCTCAGGCTGTGAAGAGTTCAGGACTAATTTATTCCACTGCAGGGGATGTTTTTTGTGAATGATTCTCATGTAATTCCATCCCCAGTGCTGTCACCCAGTTCTTACTGTGCTTCCAGAAAATACCCCAGCAGCAGGATCCCTCCTCCAAGTTTGAGCTGTGTGAAAGTTTCCCTCGTTGGTGACAAATGTCTTTCCTCTCTCTGTAATTCCAGATATGTGCCATCATTGGAGGAACATTTACTGTAGCTGGGATCCTCGACTCCTGCATTTTCACAGCATCAGAGGCCTGGAAGAAGATCCAGCTGGGCAAAATGCAGTAGCAGTGAAACTCTACCCTCGACTCCAAGGACAGGAGCAAAGATTGAGAGATCTACCACTACctgtttttgtctttattttctatttgaTTGAATCAGTATGTTTTTCTCTAATCAGGCTGTTCAGTGAAGACGTCTTCAACAAATCAAAGAAATCTCCATGCATTTcagagctctgagagggaaaaatCAGTGGAATCAGGGTGTGGATTTCGATTCCCTCCCCCCAGAAAGAGAGGTTGAGATGCCATATCAGATCTAAGTAAGGATGACAGTCTGTCCTCTGGGAGGTCCCTATGGCAGTGTACAGACTAGGGAGTAGATGGCAAAGAGCTGAACTGTCTTGTGGCACTTTTTGGAGTTCTGTTGGATTTGCATGATCAGACAATCGACTTTTGTATAGGGCAAAATTAcacatgaggaagaaattccaCCATGGTGCCAAAAAGGTGATGTATCTGTTGGTGAGGAATGGAAAGTGTTAGTCCGCACAGCAAACCTAAGAGACAGAGGGCAGAAATAACATATCAAGAAATGTTCTGTGCTTTTATTGAAAGCTCAGTTGTTCAGATACAACCTTTCTAATGAAGTGAACAAAGGAGAAGAGGAAGCCTTCCCCAGCTACCTTTTCCTGGGTAATCTGTGATCCCAGCAGTGGAGGGCATTTCTTTTACTCTGGATGTAAAAGTGGTTTCATTTCTTCCCACTAACTGAATATCCAGTCTTGTGTTTACAGGTGGCATGAAGTAAAAACCAAACTGAGCAACACAGTTTTATGTGGCCTTTGCTTTGAAAGGGAATAGTTGTCTTTACAGCAttagcttttatttcttctgtttttaaacACAGACCACCCAAAAGTCTGGATTCTGCACTTCtgttttattattgttgttattggttttttttgaaaagaGGTTGTACATTCTCTGTGCTCAGAAAAATGGTGCAGCCTTCTGGGTGGATGAGCACAGCTTCCCCtcttgctctgtgtgtgtgtattcaaCACACCTGTCAAACACAGGAATTCTGACTTTTCAGGATTTAAGGTGCCTcccttttcctttaaaactcAGTCAGGCATCTTTTCTGAGCCCTGGACTGACACTGCTCTCCCACAGGTACACAGGGCAGCATTCCCACAGGCTGACCCTTGCTGGGAGTTTTCTTTGATTCCGTAAAATGGTACCTGAGCTTCCCTGTCCATTCCTTCAAGCCTTGTCTTCTGGAGCCTCCAAAAAACGGAGATGTGAGGGGAAAACTCCTGCCAGGGCTGTCTTGCATGTTGTGGTGGGCATGAGGTCACAAAAATGCCCACCAGTACATTTTCCAGAGCCTTGTCAATGTTCCTTGAGTAGCGACAGTCTCCACATGCCTTGTGAATGTCTGAGCTGAGGATACACAAAGTTTAAGTGTTCCAGGAtggataaaagaagaaaaaataaatcataaaataaaaatcttgaaCTCAGTGCTGTAAATTCTAAGATGGGTGCAGGGTTTCTCTTGGGTGATCCCCATTGCCTTTTCCTGGAGGCAGACTATCCAAACTTTATGCTGTGATGATACGAATCGTTGAATATTCAGTGTTACTGTTAGAGTCAGATGCATTTCAGAAAGAATTCCTGATTGTCTGTTGAAATTGTCTCGTTGCTTTGGAAGCAGGGAAGGTGTAGCCAGTTTTATCCACCCACCAAGAAGAAGCAGCCAGCTGctctccccctgccatgctcTGCCCTGTAGTGACTTCGGACCAGCGACAGCATTGGAGTTTTTCCCTTGTTGTTACTCTGGACTGATTGCTCTTACTTTAGGTGTAAACTGGATTGTGTAACTTCCTGTACCCCCTTCATGTATGGAtagatttttttacattttttctttttccatttacaAGAATGAACTTGAAAATAAGATGCTTGTGTTCATTTGGGGCACGTGTCTGTGTGCCTGCGAGCGGTACCCGCTGGATGTGGGATTTTCCATGGCAATTGCTTCTCCTGCTGGCTGAAGGATTTCCTCTAATCCACTGTGACCAGCTGAAGCTCACACAGCTAAAATGTCCTAGTTTTTCCTTTTGGATTTGGTGAGTCTTTGCTGACAGCTTGGGAACAGCGGATTACAACGATgagatttttaatgttttagcATCTTCGTTATGCTGAGATTTATTTAGTGCATCCTTCTCCTGAGCTGGGCAAGGGGAGGTCTTTGCAGTGCAGTTGTACAattcattttctgaaatttctccCCCAGTACAATTTCTTTGACACAGACAAAGTGGGTTGCAGATTCCTTGTGTCCCCTGGTGTGTTATTTCCATCCtgctccccattccctgtctgtATTAAACTGCCTCCTGTGCAGTCCAGGCCAGTTCTCTAAACCAGACCAGTGaaattggtttgtttgtttggtttttttgttgttgttttttttttttttttttggaaataaaacACTTCAGCGTGCCTGCTCTCTCTGCCAAAATATCCCCTGCAATAAGGTaataaatcacttttttttttttttttttgctagatgTGGAAACCAAATTGTACTCAAGTTAGGAGGAATAGTCTGTACCTTGGTTCTCTAAACCAGGTCTAAGCCTTTGAGTGCTGCCAAGCCAAGGCCACCTTCTGGGGCTGCTGGAAGTTGGGCTGAGCTTGTCCTTCAGGCGTGGCTGGCTCAGGTCACACCGTGGTACTGCATCGTGTGCTTACAGAAGAATCTGCTCTTCATCTCTCCCAATGTGAAAGCAAGGCATTTACTGCCTCTGCATCCATGAGatttcactttcatttttaattttctgtagaCAAAAGGAGCTTAGTTGTGCTTTTAGGTGTCCTTGCAAACAAAAGAATTTTGAGTCAGAGCAGAAGGAAAGCCTCGGTTGTAGGTGCTCATCCCTCTTCCTGACTTTGCCCTTTCAAGTCAGTGTTTTCATTGAAGTATTTGGGTTTCCAAGAAAGACATCTCTGTAGgaagtaaaatatttgaaaCTCCCATTTTAAACTATTCCCTGTAACTCCAGACTCCACCCTACGGTGAGAACTTGAGGCATGGAACGCTCTGCAATGGTGGAATTAAAACCTTTTGGCTCTAGGGAAAGTTATTAGGTGTATTCTAGGCAGTATCTGGACTGCTGAAgaggattttttaaagaaaataaaatgaaagtggGGTACAAAAATCCGGGAGAGATGCATCTGTGAGTGTTTGATCTGATCTCTCAAATACTTGCATTCGACTGCGCTGTAAGAAGTGGGGTCTGTGATGTTGGTGGCCCTGTCTGCCACCAGTTCCTGAGTCCTTCTCATTTAATGTTCTTTCTCTGTGTGACACacgggctgctggggctggcagtggctgGGATGAGTCTGTGCTTTAGAAGAGTTGTTTGAAAGTTGCAAACTGGGGATGTCAGTGAGGGGGTTTCTCCTTGGAATGTGGGAgaggggggcagggaggaggagcagccctgtggtGTCTGGTACAGCGACGTTTAAAGCACAAGTCTTTGACATTTCTACAGTGGAGACTGTTAAGGAGTTCTGGCATTTGTCTTTAATTTGCAACCTTATGTTAATAAACTATTAGCCTTTATAGTtccataattaaaaataaaactcttaCGTGTTTTGATTGGCTTCTTGCTGCACTCCGGTTGCAAAATCAATCTAAaggggcttttttccttttgtttttaattatgaTTTCAGTGGACTGAGCATTATCACACAGTGAAATCACTGGGAGCCAGGTCACTGTGGTGAAAGTTAGCACGAGGCTCTTTTGTAATTGGCCCTGAGTCATGTCTGGACATTCAGTGCTTGGTTTTGTACAGTACCAAGTGTCCCAACCTCTCCTTTTTTAAGGGAAGGTGAGTGGACTGCAGTTGGGACTTGCTGGGTTTGGCTTTAGTCACTGTGCTCCTTGGTACATGAAATAACCCAATTTTTGTGCCCTCCTCCTTTAATGTCCATTTAGCCTTGTGTCTGAGGCAATTATTAAAGATTAAACAGTAAAGGGTTACAACACACTGAGTTTGGGCTCAAGATACCTGCACCATCTTAAGAACTCAATTCCCTTTACTTCGGTGTGGGCTGGACAACATCTTTGTGAAGGAAGAGATCCTGCCTCTTCCAGTGATGGGAACTCAGATTTCCACAAGTGATGGGTGGTGCTGTAGGTCCCTTACTCTATAAATGATAAATAAAGGCTCAAATCCAAATCTCAGCCTGCTGCAACTCAGTCCCAAACTTTTCCAGCTTATctttataaaaaaacccaacccaaacccaacctAGCTATGTCTCAGCCAACTAATTGGTTCATTTCTTCCAATTTTCCTGGGGAATAAATCAATCTGTGTCCTGAAAGTTTGTACTAGGACCACATCTACCTGAAAGGGAAGTGGTTTGTGCAGGCGAGCTGGtttgtggggacagggatgcagGCAACAGTGACacaggagcaggggctgggcaggggaatTTGAACTTGGCAGAAGTCCCAGGCAACTGGTGTCCATTTGGGCTGAGGAACATGggactggtgtcactggtgtccctTTGGGCTGAGAAACGTGGGActgggtgtcactggtgtccctTTGGGCTGAGAAACGTGggactggtgtcactggtgtccctTTGGGCTGAGGAACATGggactggtgtcactggtgtccatTTGGGCTGAGGAACATGGGCTGGGCTGTGGAGGAGGAAGCAGTGGAGTGTTCCTGTTTCCACCCTCGTTCAGAGGGGCTGGACATggagagaaggagctgctgctgaataGGAGGGGATGACTGAAAGGGAGGGTGCTCAGGTGGGTACTGGGGATCAGTGCCCAGGCGGGTGCTGGGCATGATGCCCAAATGGGTACCAGGAGTTGATGCTGGGTCCGTACCAGAGCACGATGCTCAGGTGGGTACCAGGGGtgatgcccaggtgtgtcccggCTGTGTCCCGGCTCTGTTCCAGCCGTGTCCCAGGTCGCTTCCAGGGATGATGCCCAGGTGTATCCCGGCTGTATCCCGGCTCTGTTCCCAGGTCGGTTCCCGGTCTCTCCGGCTGTATCCCGGCTCTGTTCCCAGGTCGGTTCCCGGTCTCTCCGGGTGTATCCCGGCTGTATCCCGGCTCTGTTCCCAGGTCGGTTCCCGGTCTCTCCGGCTGTATCCCGGCTCTGTTCCCAGGTCGGTTCCCGGTCTCTCCGGGTGTATCCCGGCTGTATCCCGGCTCTGTTCCCAGGTCGTTTCCCGGTCTCTCCGGGTTCGTTCCCGCTCGGTCCCGCTGCAgctctgaccccccccccggccgccagggggcgcggcgggcgcgcGGCTCTCGCGAGACGCGGCGGCGCTGGCGGAAGCGGAAGCGCCCGTGGCTCCTCTtccgggcgggcggcgcggcggcggcagcgggtgaggcaccgggagccgccaTCCGGGGCCATCGGGGTCATCCggggccggccccggcccgcggaGCCTCCGCGGGGCAGCGGCAGGGAGCGGGAAGGGGTTCGGGTGGCCGGGGGCCGGCGCGGAGCTGCGGGACGGGGAGAGCTCGGTGTCCGGGGGGAGCTCGGCCTGCTTCAGTCTGCGCTTTGCTGGTGCGGTATTGAGTTAACACAGCCGAGCCCTGCCAGTGTGTACGCTTCAAAATTGCGGACTTGAGCAAAAAGAGCCTTTAATTTATCCCTAGTTTGGGTTATCCTTTGGTATGAGGATAAATAGTGTCCTTACAGGCAATCCTGTCGCGCAGTTGTTCAGGAAAGGTCGGAAATATATTGGAGTTGTAGAGGTGTTATCTGTGCACGTTGATAAGGAGCTTTATTGAGATGTAGGAGCAGTGCGAgttccctctgccagccccaaaGATACGTTTTTATAAATGTATGTAAACGAGAGTGGGCAGGATGCAGGTGTCCTGAGTGCTGGGAATGGCGAGGTTTGGATGGAATGCTCTGATGTGCACGTGTGTCAGTCGCAGAGTCACTGTCAGTCAGGGAAGAGCCTTCAACTTTCTTTTGGACTCCAGGACATGAGGGTTTGTTAATCAGTGGTGGCATTAAGAATAGCTCAAATCGCTTTTTTATGCCCTAGCAGACTCTGTGGATGGTGAAGTGTAGTGCGTGTGTGTGTTGTGAGCAACTCTCCAACTGATAGGGTTTTTTTATGCAGCCAAAATGAAGTTCAACCCCTTTGTGACCTCGGACCGCAGCAAGAACCGCAAAAGGCACTTCAATGCCCCCTCCCACATCCGCAGGAAAATCATGTCCTCGCCCCTGTCCAAGGAGCTGCGGCAGAAGTACAACGTGCGCTCCATGCCCATCCGCAAGGACGACGAGGTCCAGGTActgccctgccccaggctgctctgtCACACCTGAACTTCTCTCTCTGTGGAGTTTCCCggaggaatttccccatggaaagggtgctcaggcattGGAACTggccagggaggtttggagtgcccatccctggaggtgtccaaggaatgactGGAAGTGGcactctgggctggggacaaggtggggatgggtcATAGGTTCGACTCGATGGCCtcggagatcttttccaacccaagtgattctgggattctcctTCCGTGTGTAGCCTGTGCAGAAGGGAAGCACGACACAAATTCACATTGGTGCTGGAGCACTGCCCTGAGCAGTGCAGAAATCATCCAGGTTGATCGAGTTATGATTTGGCCTGTTGAGTGTTCCTTAAATTCACTTCAGTGACGAGGAAGATAGCAGGAACAGAAAGGTGCTGGCGATTTTGCTGCACTTCAGTTTCTTACATTGACTGTTTATGCTGAATTAAAAACTTCAGCAATAAAGCACAAAGCAAAGAACGGTTTCTTTTTTATGGACTGTTTGCTACCTATAATATTTCAAAGGTTGGGTTAGAAATGAATCCAAGTTAAGTGGCTTTTTTATATAGTACTCAATTATAGGTGAAAAGTTAGGGTAAAAACTATTGAAAATTGAAACCTGGCTGAAAGCTACAGAACTCCTCCATTAGGGTTtactgcagggaaaatgggggagaagCACAGTTCTGATCTATTTTCCATGTTAGTGACGCTGAAATTGGCACGTCCCTCCTGTCTTTGTGGCTGCATGCACAAGGAGCAGAGTTGGGGTTTCAGCCTGTGCAGCTCAGCTGGATAATTCAGTCGTGGCTTGTAAGGTGGGTGGCTGTTCAAAGGGTGGCTGTGGAGCGTGGCTCAGTGTGTTTGCTGTGTCCAGGTGGTCCGAGGACACTACAAGGGGCAGCAGATCGGGAAGGTGGTGCAGGTGTACAGGAAGAAATACGTGATCTACATCGAGCGCGTGCAGCGGGAGAAGGCCAACGGCACCACCGTGCACGTGGGCATCCACCCCAGCAAGGTACGGTGGCACCCGGGGTCTGGcacctgccagcagagctggggggctCATGGGCTCTCTGGGATGGGTGGAACTTGGCACCGAGTGCTGGGGATGCTTCTGGGTGAGGGCAGCCCCCAGGATCAGCagatggagctgctctgggggtgctggtgggtgagagctggacctgccccagccctgagccccccgtgccctgggctgatcccccggcgtgggcagcagggcagggggggattgcagccctctgcccctctcaggtgagaccccacctgcagagctgccccagccctggggccctgcacaggaaggagctggagctgctggagaaagaccagaggaggcaccaggatgatccgagggatggagcagctctgctgggaggaaaggctgggagagctgggattgttcagcctggagaagagaagctttggggtgaccttattgtggccttgcagggcctgaggAAGTCTAGAGGGAAGATGGatgggacaggacaaggggaatggcttcacactgacagaaagtagggttagattggatattgggaagaaattcttccctgtgagggtgggcaggccctggcacagggtgcccagagcagctgtggctccccctggatccctggcagtgcccaaggccaggttggacattggggctgggagcagcctgggacagtgggaggtgtccctgcccatggcagggtttggcactggatgagctttaaggtcccttccaatccaaaccattctgtggttctgtgaataATGAATGGAGAGGCTGCATCAAGGAAAGCATCTTGTGTCATGGTGTCATGAGCAGAGAAGTGAGTTGAAACCAAGAACTCCTCGCTGTTTCTAGGAGTAGAAAGCTGCTGGAGACTTTGGGATCTGGCTGAAGTGCTTCTTTGAAGAGATTGATGTTTTCAAAGCACTAAATGGATCATTTAGAACAATCCTTCATCTCTGTTATGTGGCACTTGCACTGGCTGAGGTGTTGGCAAGGCTTAAATAGATGCTCAGAATTGTGATTTGCTCTTGCAGGCTGTTGTGAACTGAATCTGGGTTTAGCCTGAGGTGTTCAGAGTTGGTGAAAACCAGGCAAAGCCTGTTTAGATCATAACAGGAAACATTTCAAACTAAACACAAGAACTTACCCAAACCTGGTTTGAAGCAGATGAATTCAGTCTGCTTCAGCcttgccatgtgggcacaaagATGGAAGTGTTGGTGGAAAAAATCCAGTTGTAGCAGGTTTTCTGGTGTAAATGGTTGGTGTGTTCAGCAGAGGGAGGGCAGAATTATTCCAAAACATCACAACTTGTGTGCAGCAACAACATCTGGCTGACAAGGTGACATTGTGGTGGAGCCAGTGCATGTACTTGTGTGCTGAATGAGAGTAATGGAATTTTCTGCTGGTTCTTCACTGTGAAAATTTTCGTTAATTGGGGACTAGATCTTGATGAAGCTTTGCATAAAGATTCTGGTTATTAGTGCAAGAGGAGCAGAGGAATGTTTAGTTACCAACGTGCACTGGGCTGTGTGAACAGTTCCTGCCTCTCCTGGGTAAAGAGGTGGAAATCACAATTAAGAGAGACCTAAATGCACAAGGAACTGAGGAGAAGTGTGCCCATATGGGATTTCTAGGATTTGATTGTTGTCTTTTCCAAGTAGTGCTTTCAGTAATACCAACACATTGATTTCTTTGCCAGTATGAGGAGGCAGGAACAGAAAGGACAGGGAGCATGAACAGGAATTGTTGGAGAAATTCttgcctgtgagggtggtgaggcaaagggtgcccagagcagctctggctgcccctggatccctggaagtgtccgagGCCAGCTTTGCTGCGTTTGTGGTGCTGGGATCAGCTCCGTGCTGTGGTTCCAGGTGGATTTGGCATTGGTTGCTGTCCTTGACCCTGAGCAGGGACCCTGAATTCCTTGTGCTCTCCCCAGGTGGTGATCACCAGGCTAAAGCTGGACAAGGACCGCAAGAAGATCTTGGAGCGTAAAGCCAAGTCCCGCCAGGTTGGCAAGGAGAAGGGCAAGTACAAGGAGGAAACAATCGAGAAGATGCAAGAATAGATGGTTTCCTGTTTGACACCATTAAAAAACTGCTAAAATTCAACCTGTTGTGTGCCTTCTCCTTTAGAAAATACTGATGTGGTGTGTCCTGCTCAACATAGCAATGTTCCTTCTGTTTTGATGATGTAAAAAATACCCATGCtaaattaaaagctttttatACCTGTTTTTACTTTTAAGAAAACTAAAggcttttttccctgtaaagaaatatttcaacCAACCTTAAAAAGAGCAGTGCAATCCTGAAACACCCATCTAGCAGCCATCACACTCCTGTCTCATCTTTGATGTGTGCATGGTTATAAATGAACACGTTAATTCTGTGCACTCTGTACATTTAATGTTTTATCAGACATTTGAACTAAGCTAATGCTGGCCATGCATCTCTAATCCTCTTAAATTACACTTTTTCACCAGCTTATCAATTTGACAGTAAAAGATAACATTTTAGAAGTTCTCCAGGCACGTTGTGGCCAAACACAGCACTTGATTTGCTGTGTTGTCTCTTCAGGTCTTATATTAATGGCAGAACTTGAGGACAGAGGGATTTATCACCGATGCTCATGAGTTGAAGTTTGAGAAGGGCAGGGGTAAAGCAGTTTCAGTGCTGTTGGTGGTGCTATTTTGGATGAATTTTCTGTGGGAGGAGATCTTTCCTGGCACTTTGTACCTCCATAATTGAGAGCTGCTGCAGTGTGTTGAAAACAGCCCTGCAGTTAATTTACTGGCTCAGTGAATGGCCCTCTGATTGCTGgtacagagagaaagaaattcaTCTGCCTGAACAACAATGGAATCTAAAAACAGATGCTGGGAATCAAGGAAAATTGCATTTTAGAAGCCATTCATAGGCCTGAGGGCGAAGCTGTGTTGGGTGGGCTGCCAGTGGGTTTCTCTCATGTAGGATGGGAGGTTTTGTCCTTCCAGCTCATGCTGCTTAATACGAGATTGCTTCACCTTGAGCCGGTTTGAGGCAGTCCATGGGACTCGTTCATCACCGGGACCTTTCCAGCTGCGGGGCTGGTGCGGAGCTGCTTTGTGGGAGCGTGTCCTGCGTCGCAATTTCCTGAGGAGCTCAGAGCCAGCCCTTACCCGGCAGGAGCTCCGTGTCCTCTTACGCGGCAGCCTGTTTGGGCCCGGCGGGCGGTCCCAGCGCACCCCGCAGCCCCGATCCCACGGCAGATCCCCGGTCCCACCGCACAGCCCCGATCCCACGGCACATCCCCGACCCAACCGCACATCCCCGATCCCACGGCACATCCCCGACCCAACCGCACATCCCCGATCCCACGGCACATCCCCGATCCCACGGCACATCCCCGACCCAACCGCACATCCCCGATCCCACCGCGCATCCCCGATCCCACGGCACATCCCCGACCCAACCGCACATCCCCGATCCCACCGCGCATCCCCGATCCCACGGCACCTCCCCGATCCCACGGCACATCCCCGACCCCACCGCGCATCCCCGATCCCATTGCACGTGCACCGCGCGCTCCCGCGGCCCCTCCGCTCCCGCCGCGCGCGcgctcccgccggccgcggTGACGTGGCGGGCGCCGATTGGCGGGCGCCGGGCGGGGCGTGGCAGCGAGCACCGCCCCCCGGGCCCCTCAGAGCGCGGCCATGGCGTACGGCGGCCTCGCGGTGCCCATCATCGTCATGAGCGTGTTCTGGGGGGTGGTCGGCGGCGTCCTGCCCTGGCTTGTACCCAAGGGGCCGAACCGCGGGTGAGTGACCGGGGAGCGGCGGGCACCGGGCACCTTCCCTTCCGTCCCCCGCGGGTGTGGGGGGAGGCCCCGGCGGAAGCGGCCCCGGAGCCCTGAGGCGCCCCGAGGttgcccggccccgccgccgaggCCCCGCAGCGCCGAGCCCGGGGCCGCCGCAGCCCCGCGGGCTCCCGGCGCAGCGCTGGCGCAGCGCGGACGGGCCTGGGCCCGGCCGAGGTGCAGCGGAGCAGCCGCGCCTGGGGCTGCCGGAGCCGGGCGGTGTCCCCGCGCCTCCGGAACCCCTCACGGGTTTGGGTTTCCCCTGCGGCCCTGGCacggggtgcccagagaagctgtggctgcccctggatccctggcagtgtccagggccaggttggacggggtttggagccacctgggctagtggaagatgtccctgcctatggcaaagggtggaacgagatgaggtttaaggtcttttccaacccaaaccattctgtgaaacCTCTGCGGACAGAACGTCCTGTGTCAAGGTGGCTCATTGTCAAGAGCAAcaacttcctctttctttccttacTTGACCTTTCCCAATTTACTCCACCATCCTCTGGTTTCACACTGGGTGAGACTGGAAAGGTTGCTGTGGTGGATCTCAGTTCTGGGTTAGATGTGTGCTGGTGCCCTTGTGGCTGAGGACAACAGCAGGGCTTCTAAGCAGAGATTTTTCCTGCAGTGGTTGTGGCTGCTCAGATTAAAAAGCAGACAAgtttttgtctttctcttttctctagGAGATAATGGCTTCTTaatctctcttcctctctctgacACTCCCTCTACTCCTCAGGTACCAACTGTCTTTTCTCTCAGTTCTTTATCTAAACCCTTAATATTCCTCAAGCTCTGATATTTCCTGCCTCACTTTCAAACATAATGGGTGTTTTATGCCTGGAAACTTGCCTGTCCTCAGAAATAGCTTGGAAATACGGCTTCCAGGCATGGAAGTGTGGGAATTCTGTGGGTCACCAAGAGATGTCCTGTCATTATTCCAAAATGTGATTGTTTAACAAGTATGAGTAGTGCATTGCTGTGCTACAGCACTACCTGGTAGTCTGTTCACCTCTCATCTTCTTgagaaaaatacccaaaaatccTCTCTGCAAAGCCTGTTCCTGAATAGGCTTGTTCTTCTCCTAACAAAATAAGTTAGTGCAAACTTTTAACTGCCCTAAGAATTCACATTGCTTAGGTTCAAACTCCCAGTCAGCGGCTGTGGGACTCCCTGGAAGAGCTGCTAAAGCTTGATTGCTGGCTTTGTAGCATTCCTTTGGAAGTTGACAAAGTGGATGTGTATTGGTAGATGAAAAATATTGGATGTTATTCTTGTTGCCCTACCATGAGGTTTTGTTACACAGTTGGGGGAGGAAATACATAGAAGGAAATGCctttttgtaatttaaaaagaaaaaaaccactccACTTTGCCACTGAGTTCCACAAGCTGCAGAGATGCCTGATAGAAAATCTCATTTCTTCTCCTCCCATTTCAAGCCCATCTGTATGTGTGTAGCTGCAGCTTTACCATTTTCAGTTTCAAGAGCTtggttcttccttcttttcagctTCCTTGTGGTTTCTGACACGGCTGTGTTTCACCAAGAGAGGACAATCTTACAGTACAGCTGATTTCACGTGGCTTGTTTGAGATGTTATTCTGTATTCCGTTTGTAAACCCCTCATTCATTACATAAAATTAAAAGTGATAATTTGACACTAAAGCTTTCTTTGAGTAGAATTCTGAAAATGGGGAAAGTGTTTATTGTGTGCATCCAGCCTCAGTGGTTCACTTATGTGAAGGACACTGCACCAGATTTTGCTCCTGTTCCCAGTGATTTTGTTAAATACAGCTGTGAACTGTTTGGCAGAGCTGTGTCAGTCCTGCAGATCTGAGCCTCTGCAGTTTACTCAGCTGGAAGAAGCCAGAACATTCATGTTGAGTCATCTTTCATATGATCAAAGTTAAACTTGTTCTTGTTTgctgtg
This genomic interval from Aphelocoma coerulescens isolate FSJ_1873_10779 chromosome 13, UR_Acoe_1.0, whole genome shotgun sequence contains the following:
- the RPL26L1 gene encoding ribosomal protein uL24-like — its product is MKFNPFVTSDRSKNRKRHFNAPSHIRRKIMSSPLSKELRQKYNVRSMPIRKDDEVQVVRGHYKGQQIGKVVQVYRKKYVIYIERVQREKANGTTVHVGIHPSKVVITRLKLDKDRKKILERKAKSRQVGKEKGKYKEETIEKMQE